One genomic region from Arthrobacter sp. FB24 encodes:
- the mgtA gene encoding magnesium-translocating P-type ATPase — translation MPDSHVQEQLPGKVTMAHAAQLPVEEVLDQLESGSGGLASGEAAKRLAAVGPNAVRTHQASGWSVLGRQLGSPILILLAITAGLSLFLGDATNSIVIGVILLVSVGLGFTNEFRAERAAEALHSRVTHLAAVLRDGTMDEVGVTTLVPGDVVHLAIGAIIPADIRLLTAKDLLCDESILTGESLPVSKDPAPVTGAVALADLTSCLFMGTVVQSGSCTGVVVATGGRAEFGRIALGLGERQPQTEFQLGLKRFSYLLLQVAIVLTSLIFIANLLLQRPVIESLLFSLAIAVGITPQLLPAVVSTSLATGTRQLAKRKVLVKRLVCIEDLGDMDVLVTDKTGTLTEGRISFTAALPARDGVSPGALLTLGLLATEAEYTEAKVSTVGLNPLDMALWASADAAGFQPDRYERLDVIDFDHLRRRTSVLVSEDGAAARLVTKGSPEDVLALCVDTPAGVQAMLDEQFNAGSRVVAVASRAAGGMTSIEPPDEKDLVLEGLLVFLDRPKANARASLDQLETLGITVKIATGDNAKVAEKVCDELGVLSGGTLTGAEVEALSDSELAAAAREASIFARVSPEQKARIIRLLRQSGGSVGFMGDGVNDALALHAADIGISVDSATDVAKDAADVVLLDKDLGVLAEGVMEGRRIFANTIKYVLMGTSSNFGNMFSAATASVFLSFLPMLPGQILLNNLLYDTGQLAIPGDRVDKEQLLAPSHWNIGFIRRFMLLFGPISSVFDFATFALMLFAFNAVPGEFRAGWFIESIATQTLIIFAIRTRRVPFLRSRPSAGLLGASLGVVALGIFLPLSPLAGVLGFDPLPTPFFLALLGMTVVYLVMVEFAKSWFFARTAQQPPVRPAVIPRRRSTHHISRRAARFSTPVARPLRGQLVRGGRKRKARTTHGR, via the coding sequence GTGCCGGACTCCCACGTCCAGGAGCAGTTACCCGGGAAAGTGACGATGGCGCACGCCGCGCAGCTTCCCGTGGAAGAGGTCCTGGACCAGTTGGAATCCGGCAGCGGGGGGCTGGCCAGCGGGGAAGCCGCCAAACGGCTGGCTGCCGTGGGCCCCAACGCCGTGCGGACGCATCAAGCCAGCGGATGGTCTGTGCTGGGGCGGCAACTAGGCAGCCCCATCCTGATCCTTCTCGCCATCACTGCCGGGCTGTCGCTCTTCCTGGGGGATGCCACAAACTCCATCGTGATCGGTGTGATCCTGCTTGTCAGCGTCGGTCTGGGCTTTACCAACGAGTTCCGGGCCGAACGCGCCGCCGAGGCGCTGCACTCCCGCGTCACCCACCTGGCGGCGGTTCTCCGCGACGGGACCATGGACGAAGTCGGCGTCACCACGCTGGTGCCCGGCGACGTCGTGCATCTGGCCATCGGTGCGATCATCCCGGCTGACATCAGGTTGCTGACGGCCAAAGACCTGCTCTGCGACGAAAGCATCCTGACCGGCGAATCCCTGCCCGTCAGCAAAGACCCTGCACCAGTCACCGGTGCCGTTGCGCTCGCGGACCTGACGTCCTGCCTGTTCATGGGGACCGTGGTCCAATCGGGGAGCTGCACAGGGGTGGTGGTGGCCACGGGCGGGCGGGCCGAATTCGGAAGGATCGCCCTGGGGCTCGGTGAGCGGCAGCCGCAGACCGAGTTCCAGCTCGGCCTGAAGCGTTTCTCCTACCTGCTGCTGCAGGTGGCCATTGTTCTCACCTCGCTGATCTTCATCGCCAACCTCCTGTTGCAGCGGCCTGTCATTGAATCCCTGCTGTTCTCGCTGGCCATCGCCGTCGGAATCACCCCGCAGCTGTTGCCGGCCGTCGTGAGCACCAGCCTGGCCACGGGTACCCGCCAGCTGGCCAAACGCAAAGTGCTGGTCAAGCGGCTGGTGTGCATTGAGGACCTCGGGGACATGGACGTGCTGGTCACGGATAAGACCGGCACGCTCACCGAAGGCAGGATCAGCTTCACTGCAGCGTTGCCCGCCAGGGACGGCGTATCCCCGGGCGCCCTGTTGACGCTGGGACTTCTCGCCACGGAAGCGGAGTACACGGAAGCGAAGGTGTCCACGGTGGGACTAAACCCGCTGGACATGGCGCTCTGGGCCTCCGCCGACGCGGCCGGATTCCAGCCGGACCGCTACGAACGGCTCGACGTCATTGATTTTGACCACCTGCGCCGCCGGACCAGCGTGCTGGTCAGCGAGGACGGCGCAGCGGCGCGGCTGGTCACCAAGGGCTCGCCGGAAGATGTCCTGGCGCTCTGCGTGGACACCCCGGCAGGCGTGCAGGCGATGCTGGACGAACAGTTCAACGCGGGATCCCGCGTGGTGGCCGTCGCCAGCCGGGCCGCCGGCGGAATGACGTCGATTGAACCCCCCGACGAGAAGGACCTGGTCCTGGAGGGGCTGCTGGTCTTCCTGGACCGGCCCAAAGCAAACGCCAGGGCTTCACTGGACCAGCTTGAAACGCTCGGCATCACGGTTAAGATCGCCACCGGGGACAACGCCAAGGTTGCCGAGAAGGTCTGTGACGAGCTCGGGGTGCTCTCCGGCGGCACGCTCACCGGCGCCGAGGTGGAAGCCCTCTCGGACTCAGAACTGGCCGCGGCGGCCCGCGAGGCCAGCATCTTCGCTCGTGTCTCGCCGGAGCAGAAGGCCCGGATCATCCGCCTGCTGCGCCAAAGCGGGGGGTCCGTCGGGTTCATGGGCGACGGCGTCAATGACGCGCTGGCCCTGCACGCGGCGGACATCGGCATCTCCGTGGACAGCGCCACGGATGTGGCCAAGGATGCCGCCGACGTTGTCCTGCTGGACAAAGACCTGGGCGTGCTGGCGGAGGGGGTGATGGAAGGGCGGAGGATTTTCGCCAACACCATCAAGTACGTGCTGATGGGAACCTCGAGTAACTTCGGCAACATGTTCAGTGCCGCCACGGCCTCCGTCTTCCTGAGCTTCCTGCCGATGCTGCCCGGGCAGATCCTGCTGAACAACCTGCTCTACGACACCGGCCAGCTGGCGATCCCGGGCGACCGCGTGGACAAGGAACAGCTGCTGGCCCCGTCGCACTGGAACATCGGCTTCATCCGGCGTTTTATGCTCCTCTTCGGCCCCATCAGCTCCGTGTTCGATTTCGCCACCTTCGCCCTGATGCTGTTCGCGTTCAACGCGGTGCCCGGCGAATTCCGGGCGGGCTGGTTCATCGAATCGATCGCCACGCAAACACTGATCATTTTTGCCATCCGCACCCGGCGGGTTCCTTTCCTGCGGAGCAGGCCCTCGGCCGGCCTGCTGGGCGCATCCCTTGGCGTGGTGGCACTGGGTATCTTCCTCCCGCTGTCTCCGCTGGCCGGTGTTTTGGGGTTCGACCCGCTGCCCACGCCTTTCTTCCTGGCGCTGCTTGGCATGACGGTGGTGTACCTGGTCATGGTCGAATTCGCCAAGAGCTGGTTCTTTGCCCGCACAGCCCAGCAGCCTCCGGTCCGGCCGGCCGTCATTCCGCGACGGCGGTCCACGCACCATATTTCCCGCCGCGCGGCCCGTTTCAGCACCCCGGTAGCCCGCCCCCTGCGCGGACAGCTGGTCCGCGGCGGGCGGAAGCGGAAGGCCAGGACCACCCATGGTCGCTGA